The Erythrobacter sp. JK5 genome includes a region encoding these proteins:
- a CDS encoding DUF3617 domain-containing protein: protein MSLGLAACGGDSGAGSADADNDGEISLNEAAAEVDRNQGMIRPQAGLYRGTMELVDLQVPDAPPEAQQMLKAMIGGEPRTHEFCLTEEDAEQGFEKMAKESQGGDCSFERFDIQSGRMDAVMNCQVPGQGAAKITLQGTGTRTSSDMTMNMDASGPNGETMKMTMKTSQQRVGDCPG, encoded by the coding sequence TTGAGTCTGGGTTTGGCGGCATGCGGAGGCGATTCCGGCGCCGGCAGTGCCGATGCCGACAATGACGGCGAAATCAGCCTCAACGAGGCGGCGGCCGAGGTCGATCGCAACCAGGGCATGATCAGGCCCCAGGCCGGGCTGTATCGCGGCACGATGGAGCTGGTCGACCTGCAGGTTCCCGATGCGCCGCCCGAAGCGCAGCAGATGCTCAAGGCAATGATCGGCGGCGAGCCGCGCACGCACGAATTCTGTCTGACCGAGGAAGACGCGGAGCAGGGCTTCGAGAAGATGGCGAAGGAATCCCAGGGCGGCGATTGCAGTTTCGAACGCTTCGACATCCAGAGCGGCAGGATGGACGCGGTGATGAATTGCCAGGTGCCCGGACAGGGCGCGGCGAAGATCACGCTGCAAGGCACCGGCACGCGCACGTCGTCGGACATGACCATGAACATGGATGCCAGCGGGCCCAACGGCGAAACGATGAAGATGACGATGAAGACGTCGCAACAGCGGGTCGGCGACTGCCCGGGTTAG
- a CDS encoding protein-disulfide reductase DsbD, which yields MIEARLFPHWKALLFAWLVAFAALIAVSVQAQESEAPREARFGDANIAVELLADGLPKPGEEWMLALKFTPSAPEWHGYWSNPGDAGQGMRLELDLPQGWQAGEALYPVPKTLLIGDLMNHIYEGQYAVLVPVRVPEDAVVEGLPTIGGYVDYLACTDRVCVPQDAALSIGMGGDFARWRAEVAPLLDSEATLQWAATDLRLAIPLPASVALTDPHVFIADTVNLQYAAKQTFRRSGDQVVVEIPLRSGGSSPDRVTGILAFGEGAGVRFEAMAGEVALEGEMIAGPVGMAGTPPFWTLILGALVGGLILNIMPCVFPILSLKALSLARAGESEVQARREGLAYTAGVVLACVGLGALMLALRAAGEQVGWAFQLQEPGIVIVLLVLAATITANFAGVFELPSFTFTQAGEPGGAFATGLLAAFAATPCTGPFMAAALGAALLLPAPLALLLFAMLGLGLALPFLLIGFVPALRGMLPKPGAWMERFRRIMAIPMGLTTLALIWLTVQLGGRGFALFALVMLFGIIFALWVVGKLQQRGKMAWPAFGLVAAPFLIFGAFSLPYSFAQQTREASESLLAPREFSRDALAEARASGQPVFLWFTADWCVTCKVNESVAIEREATHDVFEQAGVIAMVGDWTVRDEEITTFLTEQGAAGVPLYLWYEPGAEGEQLPQVLTPDMLTERASRGRAASVPPRPGNQQGIARATRSD from the coding sequence GTGATCGAAGCAAGATTGTTCCCGCACTGGAAAGCGCTGTTGTTTGCGTGGCTCGTTGCGTTTGCCGCACTCATTGCCGTGTCGGTGCAGGCGCAGGAGAGTGAAGCTCCGCGCGAGGCGCGGTTCGGCGACGCAAACATCGCGGTCGAGTTGCTCGCCGATGGACTGCCCAAGCCGGGCGAGGAGTGGATGCTGGCGCTGAAGTTCACGCCGAGCGCGCCGGAGTGGCACGGATACTGGTCCAATCCCGGCGACGCGGGGCAGGGGATGCGGCTGGAGCTGGACCTGCCCCAAGGGTGGCAGGCGGGCGAGGCGCTCTACCCGGTGCCGAAGACGCTGCTGATCGGCGACCTGATGAACCACATTTACGAAGGGCAATACGCCGTGCTGGTGCCGGTGCGCGTGCCCGAGGATGCTGTGGTCGAGGGGCTGCCGACGATCGGTGGCTACGTCGATTATCTCGCCTGCACCGACAGGGTGTGCGTGCCGCAGGACGCGGCGCTGAGCATCGGCATGGGCGGCGATTTCGCGCGCTGGCGGGCGGAGGTGGCACCGCTGCTGGACTCGGAAGCCACGCTGCAATGGGCTGCAACCGATCTCAGGCTCGCAATTCCACTGCCCGCGAGCGTCGCCCTCACCGATCCACATGTCTTCATCGCCGATACGGTCAATTTGCAATATGCGGCGAAACAGACCTTCCGGCGTTCGGGCGATCAGGTCGTGGTCGAGATTCCTTTGCGTTCAGGAGGAAGCAGCCCCGATAGAGTCACGGGAATTCTGGCTTTCGGCGAGGGCGCGGGAGTCCGGTTCGAGGCCATGGCAGGCGAAGTGGCTTTGGAAGGCGAAATGATCGCCGGTCCAGTCGGAATGGCGGGCACCCCGCCGTTCTGGACGCTGATCCTCGGCGCATTGGTCGGCGGGTTGATCCTCAACATCATGCCCTGCGTGTTCCCGATCCTGAGCCTCAAGGCGCTGTCGCTGGCGCGCGCGGGGGAGAGCGAAGTGCAGGCGCGGCGCGAGGGGCTGGCTTACACAGCAGGGGTGGTGCTGGCCTGCGTCGGGCTGGGAGCGCTCATGTTGGCGTTGCGCGCGGCGGGCGAGCAGGTCGGCTGGGCTTTCCAGTTGCAGGAGCCGGGCATTGTCATCGTGCTGCTGGTGCTGGCCGCGACCATCACCGCGAACTTCGCTGGCGTGTTCGAGCTGCCGTCCTTCACTTTCACGCAAGCGGGGGAGCCGGGCGGAGCGTTTGCGACCGGACTCCTGGCGGCCTTCGCGGCGACGCCGTGCACAGGCCCGTTCATGGCGGCGGCGCTGGGAGCGGCCTTGCTGCTGCCCGCACCGCTGGCGCTGCTGCTTTTTGCGATGCTGGGACTGGGGCTGGCGCTGCCGTTCCTGTTGATCGGCTTCGTGCCAGCCCTGCGCGGGATGTTGCCCAAGCCCGGTGCGTGGATGGAGAGGTTCCGCCGGATCATGGCGATCCCGATGGGTCTGACGACGCTGGCGCTGATCTGGCTGACGGTTCAGCTTGGCGGGCGTGGCTTTGCGCTGTTCGCGCTGGTGATGCTGTTCGGGATCATCTTTGCGCTGTGGGTGGTTGGCAAGCTGCAGCAGCGCGGCAAGATGGCGTGGCCCGCCTTCGGCCTGGTCGCTGCTCCGTTCCTGATCTTTGGCGCGTTTTCGCTGCCTTACAGCTTCGCGCAGCAGACCCGCGAGGCGTCGGAATCGCTGCTCGCCCCGCGCGAGTTCAGCCGCGATGCTCTGGCCGAGGCGCGCGCGTCCGGTCAGCCCGTGTTCCTGTGGTTCACGGCCGACTGGTGCGTCACCTGCAAGGTCAATGAAAGCGTCGCGATCGAGCGCGAGGCGACCCACGACGTGTTCGAGCAAGCGGGGGTGATCGCGATGGTCGGCGACTGGACCGTGCGCGACGAAGAGATCACCACCTTCCTGACCGAGCAAGGCGCGGCGGGCGTGCCGCTTTACCTGTGGTACGAGCCGGGTGCGGAGGGCGAGCAACTGCCGCAGGTGCTGACGCCCGACATGCTTACGGAGCGAGCGTCTCGGGGTCGGGCAGCTTCGGTGCCACCTCGCCCCGGCAATCAGCAAGGAATTGCGAGGGCAACGCGCTCGGATTGA
- a CDS encoding uroporphyrinogen-III synthase, whose protein sequence is MTTPVLAIRPEPGLSATLEAGRKLGLDMHGCALSLAEPVAWDAPEPTDFDALLVGSANVFRHGGARLDALRQLPVHAVGTATARAAERAGFAVAVTGEGGLQSVIDAAHPPIRFLRLSGAERIDLTAADGVSIDERVVYRMVPCMLSEPAARLLRRTPVVALHSAASARQFVSECKRLHVEPATVSIAALGPRIADAAGRGWRAIHIAPHPSDSALLEMLRDMCK, encoded by the coding sequence ATGACGACGCCGGTTCTGGCGATCCGTCCCGAACCCGGGCTTTCCGCGACGCTGGAGGCGGGGCGCAAGCTTGGCCTCGACATGCATGGCTGTGCCCTGTCGCTGGCGGAGCCGGTGGCGTGGGACGCGCCGGAACCGACGGATTTCGATGCGCTGCTGGTGGGAAGCGCCAACGTGTTCCGGCATGGCGGGGCGCGGCTCGATGCGCTGAGGCAACTTCCGGTCCACGCTGTCGGAACCGCGACGGCGCGGGCGGCCGAGCGCGCGGGCTTCGCGGTCGCGGTAACGGGCGAAGGCGGATTGCAGAGCGTGATCGACGCCGCGCACCCACCGATCCGGTTCCTGCGCCTTTCCGGAGCCGAACGGATCGATCTGACCGCTGCCGACGGGGTCTCCATCGACGAGCGCGTTGTTTACCGGATGGTCCCCTGCATGCTGTCCGAACCGGCTGCACGGCTGCTCCGGCGCACGCCTGTCGTGGCGCTCCATTCGGCGGCATCAGCCCGGCAGTTCGTTAGCGAATGCAAACGCTTACACGTTGAACCTGCTACAGTGTCGATTGCTGCGCTGGGGCCGCGCATCGCCGATGCGGCGGGCCGGGGCTGGCGCGCCATCCACATTGCCCCGCATCCCAGCGACAGCGCTCTGCTGGAAATGCTGCGGGACATGTGCAAATAA
- a CDS encoding NAD(P)H-dependent glycerol-3-phosphate dehydrogenase encodes MTLRNTRDDRETIGVVGAGAWGTALAQMLASDGREVLLWAYEPEVVAAINAERRNPVYLPSAELAPGIRATGDLGEFATLDIVLGVTPAQVLGKVLSQLPNTPRDLVLCSKGIEAGTGHLMNDVARSACPDSTIAVLSGPTFAHEVAAGLPTAVTLACGGGEAQWERLKPAIARPAFRPYFTDDVVGAEIGGAIKNVLAIACGLVDGLALGQNARAALIARGYAEMLRFGEALGARAETLAGLCGLGDLVLTCSSTSSRNFSLGKALGEGQSAADLMADRTTVAEGAHTAPVLARLAQERDIAMPIVMAVHAILEGENTREVVARLLARPLRAEQTDNGE; translated from the coding sequence ATGACCCTTCGAAACACTCGGGACGATCGGGAGACGATCGGTGTCGTCGGCGCAGGAGCGTGGGGCACCGCGCTGGCGCAGATGCTTGCCAGCGACGGGCGCGAGGTCCTGCTGTGGGCTTACGAGCCCGAGGTGGTCGCGGCGATCAATGCCGAACGCAGGAACCCTGTCTACCTGCCCAGCGCCGAGCTTGCGCCGGGCATACGCGCCACCGGGGATCTCGGCGAATTCGCCACGCTCGACATCGTCCTTGGCGTCACCCCGGCACAGGTGCTCGGCAAGGTGTTGAGCCAACTGCCGAACACTCCCCGCGATCTGGTGCTGTGTTCGAAGGGGATCGAAGCCGGGACCGGGCATCTGATGAACGATGTCGCGCGCTCGGCCTGCCCCGACAGCACCATCGCGGTCCTTTCGGGACCGACCTTCGCGCATGAAGTTGCCGCCGGGCTGCCCACCGCGGTCACCCTCGCCTGCGGTGGCGGCGAAGCTCAGTGGGAGCGGCTCAAGCCCGCCATCGCCCGGCCGGCTTTCCGCCCGTATTTCACCGACGACGTGGTTGGAGCGGAGATCGGCGGAGCGATCAAGAATGTGCTCGCCATCGCGTGTGGCCTGGTCGACGGCCTTGCGCTCGGCCAGAACGCACGCGCCGCGCTGATAGCGCGCGGTTATGCCGAAATGCTGCGTTTCGGCGAGGCGCTGGGTGCGCGGGCGGAAACGCTCGCAGGGCTGTGCGGGCTCGGTGACCTGGTGCTGACCTGCTCTTCGACGTCGAGCCGCAACTTCTCGCTCGGCAAGGCGCTCGGCGAGGGCCAGAGCGCCGCCGACCTGATGGCCGATCGCACCACCGTAGCCGAAGGCGCGCATACCGCGCCGGTGCTGGCCAGGCTGGCCCAGGAGCGCGATATCGCCATGCCGATCGTGATGGCCGTCCATGCCATCCTCGAGGGCGAAAACACGCGCGAGGTCGTTGCCAGGCTGCTCGCCCGCCCCCTGCGCGCCGAACAGACAGACAACGGCGAATGA
- the tsaD gene encoding tRNA (adenosine(37)-N6)-threonylcarbamoyltransferase complex transferase subunit TsaD, giving the protein MGSTTHNPDHAALVLGIESSCDETAVALVTGDRRIVAQRIASQEAEHAPYGGVVPEIAARAHAERLAPMLQAVMADARLGLADVDAIAATAGPGLIGGVMVGLVSAKALAMASDKPLMAINHLEGHALSPRLADPDLAFPYLLLLVSGGHCQILGVEGVGEYRRLATTIDDALGEAFDKTAKILGLGYPGGPAVERLAREGDPGAVALPRPMKGSKEPHFSFAGLKSAVLRAHESGDHTAADIAASFQQAAVDCLIDRLGHALAAGKWPALVVAGGVAANQTVRAALEALAAQHDMRFVAPPLALCTDNAAMIAWAGCERLPLGQSDPLDIKARPRWPLDPEAEKVRGAGVKA; this is encoded by the coding sequence ATGGGATCGACAACGCACAATCCAGACCACGCGGCGCTGGTGCTCGGGATCGAGTCGAGTTGCGACGAGACGGCGGTGGCGCTGGTGACCGGCGACCGGCGGATTGTCGCGCAGCGGATCGCCTCGCAGGAGGCCGAGCATGCGCCCTATGGCGGGGTGGTGCCGGAGATTGCGGCGCGCGCGCATGCCGAGCGGCTGGCACCGATGCTCCAAGCGGTGATGGCCGATGCCAGGCTCGGCCTAGCCGATGTCGACGCGATCGCCGCGACTGCAGGTCCGGGTCTGATCGGCGGCGTGATGGTCGGGCTGGTCAGCGCCAAGGCGCTGGCGATGGCGAGCGACAAACCCCTGATGGCGATCAACCATCTCGAAGGCCACGCGCTTTCACCCCGGCTTGCCGATCCCGATCTCGCGTTTCCCTACCTCCTGCTGCTCGTGTCCGGCGGGCATTGCCAGATCCTCGGCGTCGAGGGAGTCGGCGAATACCGCCGGCTCGCCACTACGATCGACGATGCGCTGGGCGAGGCGTTCGACAAGACCGCCAAGATCCTCGGGCTCGGCTATCCGGGCGGTCCGGCGGTCGAACGGCTGGCGCGCGAAGGCGATCCCGGTGCGGTTGCGCTGCCGCGTCCGATGAAGGGATCGAAGGAACCGCACTTTTCGTTCGCCGGGCTGAAAAGCGCGGTGCTGCGTGCACATGAGAGCGGCGATCATACCGCTGCAGACATCGCGGCGAGTTTCCAGCAGGCGGCAGTGGATTGCCTGATCGACCGGCTCGGCCATGCGCTCGCGGCAGGCAAGTGGCCTGCGCTGGTGGTTGCCGGGGGCGTTGCAGCCAACCAGACAGTGCGCGCCGCGCTCGAGGCGCTCGCGGCGCAGCACGATATGCGCTTCGTCGCCCCGCCCTTGGCACTGTGCACCGACAATGCCGCAATGATCGCCTGGGCCGGTTGCGAGCGCCTGCCGCTCGGGCAATCGGATCCGCTCGATATCAAGGCGCGACCGCGCTGGCCGCTCGATCCCGAAGCCGAGAAGGTGCGCGGCGCAGGAGTCAAGGCATGA
- the hemC gene encoding hydroxymethylbilane synthase yields the protein MSQSTPGNPPTKVKIRLGTRNSPLAMAQAIETRARLCAAHGWSEDAVELVPVLASGDKVLDRPLAEIGGKALWTKELDAWLAEGLIDAAVHSAKDVETLRPDAFHFAAFLPRADRRDALVGADSIAAIPRGAVVGTSAPRRAAQLLNLRPDCQVVTFRGNVATRLGKLGAGEADVTFLAAAGLERLGQSAVGSPLPVGDWIPAAAQGVIALECLADNRAATQALAAIDHAATRAEITAERALLAGLGGTCHSPVAVLCDGSGHGLTLRAALFSPDGSERIEGSAQFAPGDHDPVHALAEDLLTRATPGIAPHFRTTA from the coding sequence ATGAGCCAGTCAACACCCGGAAATCCGCCCACCAAGGTCAAGATCCGCCTCGGGACCCGCAATTCGCCGCTGGCCATGGCGCAGGCGATCGAGACCCGCGCGCGGCTCTGTGCGGCGCATGGCTGGAGCGAGGACGCAGTCGAACTGGTTCCGGTTCTGGCGAGCGGCGACAAGGTGCTCGACCGCCCGCTGGCCGAGATCGGCGGCAAGGCGCTGTGGACCAAGGAACTCGACGCCTGGCTTGCCGAAGGGCTGATCGATGCGGCGGTGCACTCGGCCAAGGATGTCGAGACGTTGCGGCCCGATGCGTTCCACTTCGCCGCTTTCCTGCCGCGCGCCGACCGCAGGGACGCGCTGGTCGGGGCGGATAGTATTGCGGCAATCCCCCGAGGCGCGGTGGTCGGCACCAGCGCGCCCCGGCGCGCAGCGCAGCTGCTCAACCTGCGGCCCGATTGCCAGGTGGTTACCTTCCGCGGCAATGTCGCTACGCGGCTCGGCAAGCTCGGAGCGGGAGAGGCGGATGTGACGTTCCTTGCGGCGGCGGGGCTGGAGCGGCTGGGGCAGTCCGCGGTCGGATCGCCGCTGCCGGTTGGCGACTGGATTCCGGCTGCGGCGCAGGGCGTGATTGCGCTGGAATGCCTCGCCGACAACCGGGCCGCTACCCAAGCGCTTGCCGCGATCGACCACGCCGCGACCCGGGCCGAGATCACGGCAGAACGCGCGCTGCTCGCCGGTCTCGGCGGGACCTGCCACAGCCCGGTGGCGGTGCTGTGCGACGGATCGGGCCATGGACTGACCCTGCGCGCGGCGCTGTTCAGCCCCGATGGCAGCGAACGGATCGAAGGCAGCGCACAGTTCGCACCCGGCGATCACGACCCGGTGCACGCTCTTGCCGAAGACCTGCTGACCCGCGCGACGCCCGGCATCGCGCCGCATTTCCGCACCACGGCATGA
- a CDS encoding triacylglycerol lipase — MATRPPFSGLPPFPLKEGEFARRIALAREERPDEEFGRPHALRLLAELDILAEPARRLVRRLEIPASARPRTVMILPGFGARSRKMRYMAEQFERAGHEAKRWGVEGRNWGPTPERFARLEDRLIELHARKREPVVLLGWSLGGLYARELAHRHPQAVAKVITMGSPFSGSPRANNAWRVYQFVTGHPVDAPPVEADISAKPPVETVALWSPYDSVIAPRCAAGLPGERDRAIALRCTHLGFTYAPEAILAVLAEFERD, encoded by the coding sequence ATGGCAACGCGTCCGCCCTTTTCCGGCCTCCCGCCGTTCCCCTTGAAGGAGGGCGAGTTCGCGCGCCGGATCGCGCTTGCGCGCGAGGAACGCCCGGACGAGGAATTCGGCCGGCCGCATGCCCTGCGGCTGCTGGCCGAGCTCGACATCCTGGCCGAACCGGCGCGGCGGCTGGTGCGGCGGCTTGAAATCCCAGCGAGCGCCCGTCCGCGCACCGTGATGATCCTGCCCGGCTTTGGCGCGCGGTCGCGCAAGATGCGCTACATGGCCGAGCAGTTCGAACGCGCCGGGCACGAAGCAAAACGCTGGGGCGTTGAAGGCCGCAACTGGGGCCCGACGCCCGAACGCTTCGCGCGGCTGGAGGATCGTCTGATCGAGCTGCACGCGCGCAAGCGCGAACCGGTGGTGCTGCTCGGCTGGAGCCTGGGCGGGCTGTATGCGCGCGAGCTTGCGCATCGCCACCCGCAGGCCGTGGCCAAAGTCATCACCATGGGATCGCCGTTTTCCGGCAGTCCGCGGGCCAACAATGCGTGGCGGGTCTACCAGTTCGTCACCGGGCACCCGGTCGATGCCCCGCCGGTCGAAGCCGACATTTCCGCCAAGCCTCCGGTCGAGACCGTGGCGCTGTGGAGCCCGTACGACAGCGTCATTGCCCCGCGCTGCGCCGCCGGCCTGCCGGGCGAACGCGATCGCGCGATTGCGCTGCGCTGCACCCATCTCGGTTTTACCTATGCGCCGGAGGCGATTCTGGCGGTGCTCGCGGAATTCGAACGCGACTGA
- the uvrB gene encoding excinuclease ABC subunit UvrB, with amino-acid sequence MSQLVIRRGLDEPETGEEFTPHRPARPEKSMGGRRFKLVSEYEPSGDQPTAIAELVAGAREGEQTQTLLGVTGSGKTFTMAKVIEELQRPALVLAPNKILAAQLYGEFKSFFPENAVEYFVSYYDYYQPEAYVPRSDTYIEKESSVNEAIDRMRHSATRALLERDDVIIVASVSCLYGIGSVETYSAMVFDIKTDETVDQRELIRKLVALQYKRNDTAFARGCFRVRGDNLELFPSHYEDMAWRISFFGDEIEEISEFDPLTGKTGAKLDKVRVFANSHYVTPGPTMKQATEAIKFELEHRLKELEEEGKLLEHQRLEQRTNFDLEMIAATGSCAGIENYSRFLTGRLPGEPPPTLFEYLPENALLFVDESHQTVPQIGAMARGDHRRKITLAEYGFRLPSCIDNRPLRFNEWDAMRPQTFAISATPGTWEMEQTGGVFAEQVIRPTGLIDPPVEIRPVEDQVQDCIQECLATAKKGYRTLVTTLTKRMAEDLTEFMHEAGVKVRYMHSDVETLERIELIRDLRMGVYDVLIGINLLREGLDIPECGLVCILDADKEGFLRSETSLVQTIGRAARNVDGRVILYADRITGSMERAMAETDRRRAKQQAYNEEHGITPTTIKRNIQDIVAHTASQDGVTVDLEDEEVNNLVGHNLRAYIEDLEKRMRDAAADLEFEEAGRLRDEIRRLENDELGLPDGEKKAPRVGRSDAGRPGTRKTRYGKTRYKRMGGKP; translated from the coding sequence ATGTCCCAGCTTGTAATCCGCCGCGGTCTCGACGAACCCGAAACCGGCGAGGAGTTCACCCCGCATCGCCCCGCCCGCCCCGAAAAGTCGATGGGCGGCCGGAGGTTCAAGCTCGTCTCGGAGTACGAACCTTCGGGCGACCAGCCGACCGCGATCGCCGAACTGGTCGCGGGAGCGCGGGAGGGCGAGCAAACCCAGACACTGCTCGGCGTCACCGGATCGGGCAAGACCTTCACCATGGCCAAGGTGATCGAGGAATTGCAGCGCCCGGCCCTCGTGCTCGCGCCCAACAAGATCCTCGCCGCGCAGCTTTATGGCGAATTCAAGAGTTTCTTCCCGGAGAACGCAGTCGAGTATTTCGTCTCCTACTACGACTACTACCAGCCCGAAGCCTACGTGCCGCGCTCCGACACCTATATCGAGAAGGAATCGAGCGTGAACGAGGCAATCGACCGGATGCGCCACTCGGCCACCCGCGCGCTGCTCGAACGCGACGACGTGATCATCGTCGCCTCGGTCTCGTGTCTTTACGGTATCGGCTCGGTCGAGACCTATTCGGCGATGGTGTTCGACATCAAGACAGACGAGACGGTCGACCAGCGCGAGCTGATCCGCAAGCTCGTCGCGCTGCAATACAAGCGCAACGATACAGCGTTCGCGCGCGGATGCTTCCGGGTACGGGGCGACAATCTCGAACTGTTCCCGTCGCACTACGAGGACATGGCTTGGCGCATCAGCTTCTTCGGCGACGAGATCGAGGAGATCAGCGAATTCGACCCGCTGACGGGCAAGACCGGCGCGAAGCTCGACAAGGTGCGGGTCTTTGCCAATTCGCACTACGTCACGCCCGGCCCGACGATGAAACAGGCGACCGAAGCGATCAAGTTCGAGCTGGAGCACCGACTCAAGGAGCTGGAGGAAGAAGGCAAACTGCTCGAGCACCAGCGGCTCGAACAGCGCACCAATTTCGACCTCGAGATGATCGCGGCGACCGGTTCATGCGCCGGGATCGAGAATTATTCGCGCTTCCTCACCGGGCGCCTGCCGGGCGAGCCGCCGCCCACCCTGTTCGAATATCTGCCCGAAAACGCGCTGCTGTTCGTCGATGAAAGCCACCAGACGGTGCCGCAGATCGGTGCGATGGCGCGCGGCGACCATCGCCGCAAGATCACGCTCGCCGAATATGGTTTCCGCCTGCCCAGCTGCATCGACAACCGCCCGCTGCGCTTCAACGAATGGGACGCAATGCGCCCGCAGACCTTTGCGATTTCGGCCACGCCCGGCACGTGGGAAATGGAGCAGACCGGCGGCGTGTTCGCCGAACAGGTGATTCGCCCGACCGGCCTGATCGATCCTCCGGTCGAAATCCGCCCGGTCGAGGATCAGGTGCAGGATTGCATCCAGGAATGCCTCGCCACCGCGAAGAAGGGCTACCGCACGCTCGTCACCACGCTGACCAAGCGGATGGCGGAGGACCTTACCGAGTTCATGCACGAGGCGGGCGTGAAGGTCCGCTACATGCACTCCGACGTCGAAACGCTGGAGCGGATCGAGTTGATCCGCGACCTGCGCATGGGCGTGTACGATGTGCTGATCGGGATCAACCTGCTGCGCGAAGGGCTCGACATTCCCGAATGCGGGCTGGTGTGCATCCTCGATGCCGACAAGGAAGGCTTCCTTCGTTCAGAGACTTCGCTGGTCCAGACGATCGGCCGCGCGGCGCGCAACGTCGATGGCCGGGTGATCCTGTATGCCGACCGCATCACCGGCAGCATGGAACGCGCGATGGCCGAAACCGACCGCCGCCGCGCCAAGCAGCAGGCGTACAACGAAGAACACGGCATCACGCCGACCACGATCAAGCGCAATATCCAGGATATCGTCGCGCACACTGCGTCGCAGGACGGAGTGACGGTCGATCTCGAAGACGAAGAGGTCAACAACCTCGTCGGCCACAACCTCCGCGCCTATATCGAGGACCTCGAAAAACGCATGCGCGACGCCGCGGCAGACCTCGAGTTCGAGGAAGCCGGGAGGCTGCGCGACGAGATCCGGCGGCTGGAGAACGACGAGCTTGGCTTGCCGGACGGGGAGAAGAAAGCACCGCGGGTCGGACGCTCGGACGCGGGCAGGCCGGGCACGCGCAAGACACGGTACGGGAAGACGCGCTACAAACGGATGGGCGGGAAGCCTTAG
- a CDS encoding FAD-dependent monooxygenase — MTNPETETCDLLILGGGLVGMTLALAAARKGLSSHVIDRADPAELTKEGFDDRATAISTASWHLFRNIGMAEGLEQFACNISSIAVTDQNKPGRIDFQPEPHEGTLGRMFPNRRLRLALFEAAAKEPLIHWVSKAEISERQRSEFGVAAVLADGRKLKGRLMIAAEGRGSPTREEAGITIARWDYKHRAIIAGLTHSKPHDHVAWEIFYPAGPFALLPMNDDADGTHRSSLVWTVSEADGNAVMKLGDRAFLAEVQKRMGDVLGTVTSVGARSSWPLGFHHTAKITGERLALVGDSAHGIHPIAGQGLNLGLRDVGALVEVLAEGARIGLDPGDAQLLKRYENWRGLDSFMVALATDGLTRLFGAPGKTASAVRRLGMAAVQRTGPLKHWFMDEARGVSGDLPELLKA; from the coding sequence ATGACCAACCCCGAAACCGAAACCTGCGACCTCCTGATCCTAGGCGGAGGATTGGTCGGCATGACGCTGGCGCTGGCGGCGGCAAGGAAGGGGTTGTCGAGCCATGTCATCGACCGCGCCGATCCAGCGGAGCTGACCAAGGAAGGCTTCGACGACCGCGCCACAGCGATCTCGACCGCCAGCTGGCACCTGTTCCGCAACATCGGCATGGCCGAGGGGCTGGAGCAGTTCGCCTGCAATATCTCCAGCATCGCCGTGACCGACCAGAACAAGCCGGGGCGGATCGATTTCCAGCCTGAACCGCACGAAGGCACGCTGGGCCGGATGTTCCCCAATCGCCGCCTGCGCCTCGCTCTGTTCGAAGCCGCCGCCAAAGAACCGCTGATCCACTGGGTTTCGAAGGCCGAGATCAGCGAGCGCCAGCGCAGCGAATTTGGCGTCGCGGCAGTTCTCGCCGATGGCCGCAAGCTCAAGGGCCGGTTGATGATCGCGGCCGAAGGGCGCGGTTCTCCCACGCGCGAAGAGGCCGGGATCACCATCGCCAGGTGGGATTACAAGCACCGCGCGATCATTGCGGGTCTGACGCATTCGAAACCGCACGATCATGTCGCGTGGGAGATCTTCTATCCCGCAGGACCGTTCGCGCTGCTGCCGATGAACGACGATGCGGACGGAACCCACCGGTCCTCGCTGGTGTGGACTGTGTCCGAGGCAGACGGGAACGCGGTGATGAAGCTCGGCGACCGGGCGTTTCTCGCCGAAGTGCAGAAACGGATGGGCGACGTGCTCGGCACGGTGACGAGCGTCGGCGCGCGATCCAGCTGGCCGCTCGGCTTCCACCACACCGCGAAGATCACGGGCGAGCGGCTCGCGCTGGTGGGCGATTCCGCCCACGGCATCCATCCGATTGCCGGGCAAGGCCTCAATCTCGGGCTGCGCGATGTCGGGGCGCTGGTCGAGGTGCTGGCCGAAGGTGCGCGGATCGGACTCGACCCGGGCGATGCGCAATTGCTCAAGCGCTACGAGAACTGGCGCGGGCTCGACAGTTTCATGGTCGCGCTGGCGACCGACGGCCTTACGCGGCTGTTCGGCGCGCCGGGCAAGACCGCTTCGGCGGTGCGACGGCTGGGCATGGCGGCGGTGCAGCGCACCGGGCCGCTCAAACACTGGTTCATGGACGAAGCGCGCGGCGTCTCGGGCGATTTGCCGGAACTGCTGAAGGCCTAG